The genomic interval ATGCAGCTCAAGTGTGCAAAACCCCACGAGAGTTGTGGTAGTCACTGCACTCCTAGCTAAGTAAATGCATGAGGGCTGCCTTCAAGGCAGCATCTGGTATGCAGAGACGGCCAGCTATTATTACGCATGCAGTGAACTTGCGCCAAAGCGCAGTTCCTCCATTCCAGAAACTTTTATGGGAAACATTGTTTGGTCAGTAGGTGCATTATGCATGGGTGATCAGGAGACGGACTTACCTTCcatgattacaaatctcagagAAGCAATAACGAAGATCGATGGCGACTTTGTGAAAAACCTACAAGGTGATGGAGGGCTTCCAAATCTTTGCGAGATTATAAAAGCAAGGGAAGGGGCATTTGCCAGTGCAACAAGTAGTACAAGTCGTGGGATGGATCTTATTGCTTTTAGCAGTTGGTGTAACTTTGGTCTCTATGACATTGATTTTGGGTGGGGAAATTAAGCCCGTGTGGATAGGCTACGTTGGTTTAAGTGATGTTACTGAGAGTTGGATCCCAAATTTGATAGTGTTGATGGACACCAAAACCAGCGGTGGAATATATAGAAGCATGGGTGTGGTTGGATAAAGAAGACATGGTCATCTTAGCACAAGACAAGGAGCTCCTTGCCTTTGCTTCCATGGATCCAAGTCCCATAAACTAGGAGTCTAGACCATTGTATTTCTCATCCATTGATCATGAAGGTGGTTGTCCCTAtgaggtacgtacgtacgtaggcTTTATATAATATCGTATTGCTCAACCAATAAATTAATGTAAGATTTCGATCTAAGCCTAGAATTATGTAATCGATGGCATTTTACCTATAAATGGCTTTGCATGTGTTgccatttctctcttctttttcaactttgtatttgtattattttgtttggaGTGTTTTAAATGGGAGTCACTTAAGTTTAATGTTTATCttactcagaaaaaaaaaaaaaaaatacaaacattcTACATGGTATAGCATTGTAATCATGATCAACAAATAACTAGTACTGCAGGGTTTCTTTTTAATCACATCGATCGGGTCCCATTTTGAAACTTTGTTATAAGATCTTGATGAGTTCCTCTTTGAACCCGATATTCTGGTGTAAATGTGGAGTTTACACCGACCAATGAATACCCGACACATCAATATCCTATTATTTTTACCGTGCGTAGACCAATAATGCTTATTTTAAACTAGCAAGTATAGGGAAGAGGCATTTGCTAGTGCAgcaagtagtagtactactagtgGGATGGGTCTTATTAGTGATCTCGGTAGTTTTACTGGTTGGTGTAACTTCGGTACTTTCTATGACaaataatattgaatagttatgagttgtgtaaatattatgtatacactcgattttttaagaaaagagtAGAATctgtcattaaaaaattaaattttttttaaaatcttcttatttattattttttcaaaatgaatatgcaaaatttaaatatttaattattatttaaaccaTGAATGAACGAATGAATATTTAAACACTGTATTGACATTCGaccttcacaaaaaaaatatatcaacacccataaattagaaatttacttcTTATGGTGactattatatagtattattaaaatttttaatgaacGATGTTCCCtagtttagtttttaatttaatcacaactttataaaatttataaagaaaaacataaatacGTGCAGGATCGCTAtcgagtgatttttttttaattttacatttaaaatccagttaaaaagagaaattattacGTCATCACCTCCTATTCTCTTCCTAGCGGTCTAGATTGTAGACCGACtctaaataagatttttttctcatccGCCGCCAACTGAAAAAATATCGAAATAACTGATAATCTCAAGCTCCTCTCCGAAGTGAGCAGCCTCcaccctctcctctctctctctctctctctctctctctctctgttaaaAGATTATCCCTTCACCAACATGTTTCTTCTGCCACCGCCCCTTCCAAATCGTTTCCCTTCAGTTCCGCTAACTTTCACAACACAGTTCCGCCACCACCGCCACCGCCATATATTCCAACCTCCACTTTCCGTTACCGCCATCGTTACCGAAGCATCCTCTTTCTCTGTTTCCTCGTCCAGACAACTTGATGACGGCGACGGCGACGACGAAAACGACATCAACAATCGCCGCTACGACTTCACTCCCCTCCTCGACTTCCTTTCTAACTCTCCCGATACCACCGGCAGTTCGGGTTTGGATCCTCCGATTTCACTTGACCCGACCGAGTTCCATCTCGCCGAGTCGTACCGGGCCGTGCCGGCCCCGGTCTGGCACTCATTCCTAAAATCCCTCtgttcctcctcctcctcctcctccattgGACTGGCATACGCCGTCGTTTCATGGCTCCAGAAACACAACCTCTGCTTCTCCTACGAATTGCTCTACTCAATTCTCATCCACGCCCTTGGGCGCTCCGAGAAGCTCTACGAGGCCTTCTTGCTTTCTCAGAGACAATCCCTAACCCCGTTAACCTACAACGCCCTAATAGGCGCTTGTGCTCGCAACGACGACCTCGAAAAGGCGCTCAATCTCATGTCTCGCATGCGCCAAGACGGTTTCCCACCCGACTTCGTCAATTATAGCTTGATTATTCAGTCCCTTACGCGCACTAACAAAGCCGACTCTCCGATTTTGCAGAAGCTTTATTCCGAGATCGAATGCGATAGGATCGAGCTCGATTGCCAGCTTCTGAATGACATTATCGTCGGTTTTGCGAACGCCGGTGACTCTGCGCGTGCCATGCATTTCCTAGCCAAGGCTCAGGCCAGCGGGTTGAGCGCTAAAACTGCAACTCTCGTTGCGCTTATATCCGCCTTGGGGAATTCGGGTCTCACCGTGGAGGCCGAGGCCATTTTCGAAGAAATAAGGGACTCCGGATTGAAGCCAAGGACTAGGGCTTACAACGCGCTTCTCAAAGCGTATGTGAAAGCCGGTTCCTTGAAAGACGCCGAGTCGATCGTATCTGAGATGGAGAAGACAGGAGTTTTGCCGGACGAGCATACTTACAGTCTTCTTATCGATGCATATGCAAATGCAGGCCGGTGGGAAAGCGCGAGGATCGTCTTGAAAGAAATGGAGGCTTGCAATGTACAGCCTAATTCGTACGTGTTTAGTAGGATTTTAGCGAGTTATAGGGACAGAGGAGAATGGCAGAGATCCTTTCAGGTTTTGAAGGAAATGAAGAGCAGTGGAGTAACGCCGGATAGGCATTTTTACAATGTGATGATTGATACTTTTGGCAAATACAATTGTCTTGATCATGCTGTGGCCACCTTCGATCGGATGCTATCTGAGGGAATTGAGCCCGACACGGTTACATGGAACACGCTCATTGATTGTCATTGTAAGGCGGGGCGGCATGGTAGGGCAGAGGAGTTGTTTGAAGAAATGCAGGAGAAAGGATACTCGCCGTGTGCT from Juglans microcarpa x Juglans regia isolate MS1-56 chromosome 4S, Jm3101_v1.0, whole genome shotgun sequence carries:
- the LOC121262865 gene encoding pentatricopeptide repeat-containing protein At5g42310, chloroplastic, coding for MFLLPPPLPNRFPSVPLTFTTQFRHHRHRHIFQPPLSVTAIVTEASSFSVSSSRQLDDGDGDDENDINNRRYDFTPLLDFLSNSPDTTGSSGLDPPISLDPTEFHLAESYRAVPAPVWHSFLKSLCSSSSSSSIGLAYAVVSWLQKHNLCFSYELLYSILIHALGRSEKLYEAFLLSQRQSLTPLTYNALIGACARNDDLEKALNLMSRMRQDGFPPDFVNYSLIIQSLTRTNKADSPILQKLYSEIECDRIELDCQLLNDIIVGFANAGDSARAMHFLAKAQASGLSAKTATLVALISALGNSGLTVEAEAIFEEIRDSGLKPRTRAYNALLKAYVKAGSLKDAESIVSEMEKTGVLPDEHTYSLLIDAYANAGRWESARIVLKEMEACNVQPNSYVFSRILASYRDRGEWQRSFQVLKEMKSSGVTPDRHFYNVMIDTFGKYNCLDHAVATFDRMLSEGIEPDTVTWNTLIDCHCKAGRHGRAEELFEEMQEKGYSPCATTYNIMINCLGEQERWEDVKSLLGKMQSQGLLPNVVTYTTLVDIYGQSGRFEDAIECLEGMKSAGLRPSSTMYNALINAYAQRGLSEEAIKAFRVMRADGLKPSLLALNSLINAFGEDRRDVEAFAVLQYMKENDLKPDVVTYTTLMKALIRVDKFHKVPSVYEEMILSGCTPDRKARAMLRSALRYMKQTLKS